From the genome of Ananas comosus cultivar F153 linkage group 16, ASM154086v1, whole genome shotgun sequence, one region includes:
- the LOC109722375 gene encoding 3-deoxy-manno-octulosonate cytidylyltransferase, mitochondrial → MTICASSSSDSTGSETSRAWIVHGVVVLAGAAAAAAAAALYLRRSRNLRRRVVGIIPARFASSRFEGKPLVRILGKPMIQRTWERAKLASTLDHVVVATDNEKIAECCRGFGADVIMTSESCRNGTERCNEALQKLGKTYDIVVNIQGDEPLIEPEIIDGIVRALQGAPDAVFSTAVTALKPEDAFDPNRVKCVINNSGYAIYFSRGLIPFNKSGKVNPKFPYLLHLGIQSYDTKFLKIYPQLPPTPLQLEEDLEQLKVLENGYKMKVIKVDHDAHGVDTPEDVEKIEALMRERNIQ, encoded by the exons ATGACGATTTGCGCTTCGTCGTCCTCGGATTCGACGGGATCGGAGACGAGCAGGGCGTGGATCGTGCACGGCGTGGTCGTCCTcgccggcgcggcggcggcggccgcggcggcggcgctctaTCTCCGGCGGTCGCGGAATCTCCGGAGGCGCGTGGTGGGGATCATCCCGGCCCGCTTCGCCTCCTCGCGCTTCGAGGGCAAGCCCCTCGTCCGCATCCTCGGCAAGCCCATGATCCAG AGAACATGGGAGAGAGCCAAGTTAGCTTCCACTCTTGACCATGTTG TTGTGGCGACGGATAATGAAAAAATTGCAGAATGTTGTAGAGGATTTGGAGCTGATGTGATAATGACATCAGAATCATGCAGAAATG GAACTGAACGTTGTAATGAAGCACTGCAAAAACTTGGCAAAACTTATGATATTGTTGTCAATATTCAAGGAGATGAGCCACTTATTGAACCAGAGATTATAGATGGTATTGTCAGAGCATTGCAG GGAGCTCCTGATGCTGTTTTCAGCACAGCTGTCACTGCACTGAAACCTGAAGATGCATTTGACCCGAATCGAGTAAAGTGTGTTATAAACAACAGTGGGTATGCAATTTACTTCTCAAGGGGGCTAATCCCATTTAACAA GTCTGGGAAAGTTAATCCTAAGTTCCCGTACCTTCTTCATTTGGGTATTCAG AGCTATGATACCAAATTTCTAAAGATATATCCGCAACTTCCGCCTACTCCTCTGCAACTAGAAGAAGACCTGGAGCAACTTAAAGTTCTTGAGAATGGGTACAAGATGAAG GTAATCAAAGTTGATCATGATGCTCATGGCGTCGACACACCCGAGGACGTCGAGAAAATAGAAGCACTGATGCGAGAAAGAAACATTCAGTAG
- the LOC109722374 gene encoding pentatricopeptide repeat-containing protein At3g58590, giving the protein MPQRTISSFNTLVASHGRSGRVRSAVELLSRAMSRGLRPNSFTFAPVVSSLLLDPHCGNQLHCLILKSGLIHSDAYAATALLGFFGRSRRLDDAVKLFDEMPAKTVVTWNVVISMFSQMGFVTDSMRFFRELMMSAIGLSECSVLSILSAFRSLDRARSVDQVRGLTIKTALDSFVVVTNSLLNAYCNCCGVHSAVKLFDELAVRDAVSWNTMITAFAKSSTPEKAVELFFVMSSEGLSLTETTFTSVLNACSGLCVPEFGKIIHAKAVKRNLHTSTFGGSSLIDFYSKCSLRNDARKAFDEISEKNIVSWNSLLNVYSDEDSCASLGVLKETLCFGFKPNEISFSSVLRTASCLVLRQLHSLVIRMGYDNNDYVSSAIIASYASNGNDSDALACGSALDSQLSVVATNAIAGIYNRSSRFQESKELLLRLETPDVVSWNVLLTACARNGDYAQAFDLFNHMRTLGHSVDKYTATSLLSICSKINNLSMGKSLHGLLVKTNAGSSDTLVHNILLDMYVKCGSLECCVKVFDEMDERNLISWTAVISGLGLHGRPHEALIWFKRMEEEGFVPDNVALLAVLSACRHGGLVEEGLRLFECMKAKYRVEPEMDHYVCVVDLLCKYGRLREAELVIDEMPFQPNAVIWRMFLQGCKRYGVEAIGG; this is encoded by the coding sequence ATGCCCCAGAGAACAATTTCATCTTTCAACACCCTCGTCGCCTCCCACGGTCGCAGCGGCCGCGTACGCTCGGCGGTGGAGCTCCTCTCCCGGGCGATGTCTCGCGGGCTTCGGCCCAATTCGTTCACCTTCGCGCCCGTCGTATCATCTCTGCTTCTCGATCCCCACTGCGGAAACCAACTCCATTGTTTGATCCTAAAGTCCGGTTTGATCCACTCCGATGCGTACGCGGCCACGGCTTTGTTGGGTTTCTTCGGACGGAGCCGGAGACTCGACGATGCAGTCAagctgtttgatgaaatgcctgCTAAGACGGTGGTTACTTGGAATGTCGTGATCTCGATGTTTTCCCAAATGGGTTTTGTCACTGATTCGATGCGCTTCTTTAGGGAGCTAATGATGAGTGCGATCGGGTTGTCCGAGTGTTCGGTTCTGAGCATCTTGTCCGCTTTTCGCTCTTTAGATCGCGCACGGTCTGTAGACCAAGTTCGCGGGCTCACGATCAAAACCGCCTTGGATTCGTTCGTAGTCGTCACGAATTCTTTGCTAAATGCATATTGCAACTGCTGCGGAGTCCATTCGGCCGTGAAGTTGTTCGACGAATTGGCGGTGAGAGACGCGGTTTCTTGGAACACCATGATAACGGCTTTTGCTAAGAGCAGTACGCCAGAGAAAGCTGTAGAGCTGTTCTTCGTGATGTCGTCGGAAGGGCTTTCTCTTACGGAAACGACGTTTACTTCTGTGCTAAATGCTTGTAGCGGTTTATGCGTACCCGAGTTTGGTAAGATCATCCATGCAAAAGCCGTCAAGCGCAATCTCCACACAAGCACTTTTGGGGGAAGTTCACTGATAGATTTCTACAGCAAGTGCTCTCTCCGAAACGATGCCCGCAAAGCGTTCGACGAAATTTCCGAGAAGAACATTGTCTCTTGGAATTCTCTACTTAATGTGTATTCCGATGAGGATTCATGTGCCTCCTTGGGTGTTTTAAAGGAGACGTTATGTTTTGGGTTCAAACCGAACGAGATCTCATTTTCTTCAGTGCTTAGGACCGCGTCATGTTTGGTCCTACGGCAGCTGCATTCGTTGGTAATAAGAATGGGTTATGATAACAATGACTATGTTTCGAGCGCAATCATAGCTTCATATGCTTCTAACGGAAACGACTCCGATGCATTGGCTTGTGGATCGGCGTTAGATTCGCAACTCTCTGTTGTCGCTACAAATGCTATAGCCGGTATCTATAATAGAAGCAGCAGGTTTCAAGAGTCAAAGGAGCTTCTCCTCCGTCTGGAAACTCCGGATGTGGTATCGTGGAATGTTCTACTAACTGCTTGCGCTCGTAACGGAGATTATGCTCAGGCATTCGACTTGTTCAACCACATGCGAACTTTAGGGCACTCCGTCGATAAGTACACGGCCACCAGCCTATTGAGTATTTGTTCAAAGATTAACAACCTTAGTATGGGAAAGTCGCTCCACGGGCTATTGGTTAAGACCAATGCGGGATCTTCTGACACATTGGTCCACAATATATTGCTAGATATGTACGTGAAATGTGGTAGCTTGGAGTGCTGTGTGAAGGTGTTTGATGAAATGGACGAAAGGAACCTCATCTCTTGGACGGCCGTGATCTCGGGGTTGGGACTCCACGGGCGACCGCATGAGGCATTGATATGGTTTAAGAGGATGGAGGAAGAAGGATTTGTGCCGGATAATGTTGCTCTCTTAGCGGTGCTGTCGGCCTGTAGACATGGCGGGCTGGTGGAGGAAGGCCTGCGGTTGTTCGAATGCATGAAGGCTAAGTACCGGGTCGAGCCTGAGATGGATCACTATGTTTGTGTGGTGGACTTGCTGTGTAAATATGGGCGGCTTAGGGAAGCCGAACTTGTGATCGACGAAATGCCGTTCCAGCCGAATGCAGTTATATGGCGCATGTTCCTTCAAGGATGTAAGAGATATGGCGTCGAAGCAATTGGAGGATGA